The following are encoded together in the Capsulimonas corticalis genome:
- a CDS encoding DUF4132 domain-containing protein codes for MNLWDTIKQYISETQDADRFGEDIPLYPEAKRSVDCYHQEMKRQQLWRLDCRDNESARDILNAAPQFQIAALSAALHMTISAERRRDYQNSYRLRPLMSAILRRTLPYTEGDLLRLIRFAPEMTGQIQLGIGRAITAYSGSEPLTAPIREALEAWATAPPGRYGGAEEAKVKIKVKNMLEGSVHAPLQGGEPWGDGVRADLNEMSTTESQKWHALLSHAMTSEAAKPSGKWLKQLQPRIDALGHDVYLKQMRSWIARFRANHLPPIAGADDYERYMEATRLSALLVHNYAALKGMVWGCQLIDDAEVPPILGDLADHALRKIPGHGPKSAKVGNACIVTLGAMSGMAPVAQLSRLKRKVKYAASQGMIETALAEAAARAGLPPEDLEELATPTFGLDESGRRREELGEHFAELAITPSGHAELIWTDKDGKTLKAPPAEVKKNHAETLKELKAAVTEMGKSLPALRDRLEGLLLTERSWTLGDWRERYANHPVMGAFARRLIWSFEEGGRTALGIWRAETLVDETGRPLGPLPENTIVRLWHPLGSTPETVLAWRRWLETNSVAQPFKQAHREIYLLTDAEIATATYSNRFAAHILRQHQFQALCRERGWRYQLQGIGFDGGNTPTLTRHGLRVEFWVEVAEDQTLSESGISLHVSTDQVRFYNDRGDLLPLANVPPLLFSEIMRDVDLFVGVCSIGNDPNWQNGGGHDAYWSHFSFGDLTATAQTRRDVLSRLLPRLKIAAQCTLDGKFLRVQGSLRTYKIHLGSGNILMEPNDQYLCIVPDRHKDAKTSADVFLPFEGDHLLAIILSKAFLLASDDTIKDLTILSQVRR; via the coding sequence ATGAACTTATGGGATACCATCAAGCAGTATATCTCCGAGACTCAAGACGCCGACCGCTTTGGTGAGGATATTCCCCTCTATCCGGAGGCGAAGCGTTCCGTCGACTGCTACCATCAAGAAATGAAGAGGCAGCAACTTTGGCGTCTCGACTGCCGGGATAATGAGAGCGCTCGAGATATCCTGAATGCCGCCCCTCAGTTCCAGATTGCCGCGCTGTCCGCGGCGCTGCATATGACGATTTCCGCGGAACGCCGTCGGGATTACCAAAATTCATATCGCCTGCGTCCTCTGATGAGCGCTATTCTGCGCCGGACGCTCCCGTATACGGAGGGAGACCTCCTGCGTCTCATCCGATTTGCCCCGGAAATGACAGGGCAAATACAGCTTGGGATCGGCCGTGCGATCACCGCATACTCTGGATCGGAACCGCTGACGGCTCCGATCCGCGAGGCCCTGGAAGCTTGGGCGACGGCTCCGCCGGGCCGTTACGGCGGCGCGGAGGAGGCAAAGGTCAAGATTAAAGTAAAGAACATGCTTGAGGGATCGGTGCATGCTCCTCTGCAAGGCGGTGAGCCATGGGGCGACGGCGTGCGAGCGGATTTGAACGAGATGTCCACGACTGAAAGCCAGAAATGGCATGCGCTGCTGTCGCATGCGATGACATCGGAAGCCGCCAAGCCGTCCGGGAAATGGCTGAAGCAGCTTCAGCCACGGATAGATGCGCTCGGCCACGATGTGTATTTGAAGCAGATGAGGTCGTGGATCGCGCGATTTCGCGCCAACCATTTGCCGCCAATCGCGGGGGCGGACGATTACGAACGTTATATGGAGGCGACGCGTCTTTCAGCCCTGCTCGTTCACAACTACGCGGCTTTGAAGGGCATGGTCTGGGGCTGCCAATTGATCGATGACGCCGAAGTCCCACCGATCCTGGGGGATCTTGCCGACCACGCCCTGCGCAAAATCCCCGGGCATGGGCCGAAGTCGGCCAAAGTCGGCAACGCCTGCATTGTGACGCTGGGCGCGATGTCCGGCATGGCGCCGGTGGCGCAGCTCAGCCGGCTAAAGCGCAAGGTCAAATACGCGGCGTCGCAGGGGATGATTGAGACAGCGCTGGCGGAGGCGGCGGCGCGGGCCGGGCTGCCGCCGGAGGATCTGGAGGAGCTTGCCACGCCGACATTTGGACTGGACGAATCCGGCCGGCGGCGTGAGGAGCTGGGAGAGCACTTCGCCGAACTTGCCATCACGCCGAGCGGTCATGCGGAGCTGATCTGGACGGACAAAGACGGTAAGACGCTGAAGGCGCCGCCCGCTGAGGTCAAGAAGAACCACGCGGAGACGCTCAAAGAGCTCAAGGCAGCCGTTACCGAGATGGGGAAGTCCTTGCCCGCCCTGCGCGACCGTTTGGAAGGGCTGCTGCTCACCGAACGTTCGTGGACCCTCGGCGATTGGCGCGAGCGCTATGCGAATCATCCCGTCATGGGCGCGTTCGCCCGCCGTCTGATCTGGAGCTTCGAGGAGGGCGGCCGTACGGCGCTGGGGATCTGGCGTGCGGAAACGCTCGTGGACGAGACCGGCCGGCCGCTGGGACCGCTCCCGGAGAACACCATTGTCCGCCTCTGGCATCCGCTGGGATCGACTCCGGAAACGGTGCTGGCCTGGCGGCGCTGGCTGGAGACAAACAGCGTCGCGCAGCCGTTCAAGCAGGCGCACCGGGAGATTTATCTCCTTACCGACGCCGAGATCGCGACGGCGACTTACTCCAACCGATTCGCCGCGCACATCCTCCGGCAGCATCAGTTCCAGGCGCTTTGCCGCGAGCGCGGCTGGCGCTACCAGCTTCAAGGGATCGGATTTGACGGCGGGAACACGCCGACGCTGACCAGGCATGGCCTGCGCGTCGAATTCTGGGTGGAGGTCGCGGAGGACCAAACGCTGTCCGAGTCCGGGATCAGCCTGCATGTCTCCACGGACCAGGTCCGTTTTTACAACGACCGAGGCGATTTGCTGCCCCTCGCCAACGTTCCGCCGCTCCTGTTCAGCGAAATCATGCGCGATGTCGATCTGTTCGTCGGCGTGTGCAGCATCGGCAACGATCCCAACTGGCAAAACGGCGGCGGTCACGACGCCTACTGGAGCCACTTCTCCTTCGGCGACCTCACCGCCACGGCCCAAACCCGCCGCGACGTCCTCAGCCGTCTCCTCCCGCGCCTGAAAATCGCCGCCCAGTGCACGCTCGACGGCAAGTTCCTGCGCGTTCAAGGCTCTCTGAGAACCTATAAAATCCATCTCGGCAGCGGCAACATTTTGATGGAGCCGAACGATCAATACCTCTGCATCGTGCCCGATCGCCACAAGGACGCGAAGACCAGCGCCGACGTCTTTCTGCCTTTCGAAGGCGACCACCTGCTGGCGATTATCCTCAGCAAGGCGTTTTTGCTGGCAAGCGATGATACGATTAAAGATTTGACGATTTTGAGCCAGGTCCGGCGATAG
- a CDS encoding methyltransferase domain-containing protein: MYLLFPGRHIVTTQFQEEYLDRILGQEIAGLPDLLGDAPAGRVTDLVFAVTSSNKSNSRYNPLPFELRSIVIYEFARQWKRKYGVNFHIVGIPHYQPTDKFSALMLKEIAEQTDCALDLTPDNTVVLSSTPPVIAAFQTLGYAVLPAEYDMAGQRYLREVPTDLVRQIGTGEIGLESLGLSASARTVFSDLPEAGARIVRLYNDPILTEDGDLTETRDYNTYASTMAEVIDLKYQAIKDYIVPGKIVDEGCADGALISRIVRDYPDSDIIGVDLSAEMLARAHEWKRAGAFGNAFVFFKQQNLTTPVSDSQANTSDTVICNSTLHELWSYGRRAESVRSYLRDKHKQLRRDGRLVIRDVVGPSGADNIVQLWCSASDGRTTPEYLDTPAHELSTYSRFLKFQHDFSPRPLHHDSIADAHGDAPQFRLPLRDAMEFITKMEYTDNWASEMHEEFGFWAFDDWKRELTAAGFALHPASQPYVNEWRVANIFTGHVRLEDMDGAPLPWPVTNMVLVGEKRAEA; encoded by the coding sequence ATGTACCTATTGTTTCCCGGCCGCCATATTGTCACGACGCAGTTTCAGGAAGAGTATTTGGATCGTATCCTTGGGCAGGAGATCGCCGGCTTGCCGGATCTCCTGGGCGATGCGCCGGCGGGGCGCGTGACGGATCTTGTGTTCGCGGTGACCTCCAGCAACAAAAGCAACAGCCGCTATAATCCGCTGCCGTTTGAGCTGCGGTCGATCGTGATCTATGAGTTCGCGCGCCAGTGGAAGCGCAAGTATGGCGTGAACTTCCATATCGTCGGAATTCCGCACTATCAGCCGACGGATAAGTTCTCGGCGCTGATGCTTAAAGAGATCGCCGAACAGACCGACTGCGCGTTAGACCTTACGCCGGACAACACCGTCGTGCTGTCGTCAACGCCGCCTGTGATCGCCGCCTTCCAAACATTGGGCTACGCCGTGCTGCCCGCCGAATACGACATGGCCGGCCAGCGCTATCTGCGCGAAGTGCCGACGGATCTGGTGCGGCAGATTGGGACCGGGGAGATCGGCCTGGAATCGCTGGGACTGAGCGCGAGCGCCCGCACGGTGTTTTCCGACCTTCCCGAAGCCGGAGCGCGGATCGTCCGGCTTTACAACGACCCCATTCTGACCGAAGACGGAGACCTGACGGAGACGCGGGATTACAACACCTACGCATCGACGATGGCGGAAGTCATCGATCTGAAGTACCAGGCCATCAAGGACTACATCGTCCCCGGCAAGATCGTGGACGAAGGCTGCGCCGACGGCGCGCTGATCAGCCGGATCGTGCGCGATTACCCCGACAGCGATATCATCGGCGTCGATCTTTCGGCCGAAATGCTCGCCCGCGCCCACGAATGGAAGCGCGCCGGCGCATTTGGCAACGCCTTTGTCTTCTTCAAGCAGCAGAACCTGACCACGCCCGTCTCAGATTCGCAGGCGAACACCAGCGACACCGTGATCTGCAACTCGACCCTGCACGAGCTCTGGAGCTACGGCCGCCGCGCCGAAAGTGTCCGCAGTTATCTGCGCGACAAGCACAAGCAGCTTCGCCGCGACGGCCGCCTGGTGATCCGCGATGTCGTCGGCCCCAGCGGCGCCGACAACATCGTCCAGCTCTGGTGCAGCGCCTCCGACGGCCGGACCACGCCCGAATATCTGGACACGCCCGCCCACGAGCTTTCGACCTACAGCCGCTTTCTGAAATTCCAGCACGACTTTTCGCCGCGCCCCCTCCATCACGACTCCATCGCAGACGCCCATGGCGACGCGCCGCAGTTCCGTCTGCCCCTGCGCGACGCGATGGAGTTCATCACAAAGATGGAGTACACGGACAACTGGGCGTCCGAGATGCACGAAGAGTTCGGCTTCTGGGCCTTCGACGATTGGAAACGCGAACTCACCGCCGCCGGGTTCGCCCTCCATCCCGCCTCGCAGCCTTATGTGAACGAATGGCGCGTCGCGAATATCTTCACGGGACACGTGCGTCTAGAGGACATGGACGGGGCGCCGCTGCCATGGCCGGTGACGAATATGGTGCTGGTGGGGGAGAAGCGCGCGGAGGCGTGA